One window from the genome of [Clostridium] celerecrescens 18A encodes:
- a CDS encoding ATP-binding protein produces MENNILFLSGIIVSCLVTTIVIFQFMGSRHKKALHNKQFYFLVQIGVSIFLMGINLLQRPLVNMLSWVISYGLVSYFLYFDDFDKPIRRVLEAEIMVLVFAVCEAAGVALLDFILWKMHMLPLEPGVETFLNMTFSKFVLLFMYYTFISPIWGRNEKVKFTKSQYVLHFIIAIFSFINMVVIGVSFGKIRGESMGLIMLVNMGFIIFADMYFLYFIRFMEDNYQLKVKLELLEQQATMQYKYYLQQEKKHQESLSILHDVDKHIAVMEGLYHGDNKEGTINYIKEINTILKPLIPQQLTNNGILNILFNDKIQNTEKLHIDLQFEIGNVDLSFMNPMDITTIFGNLLDNAIEACTQVTGTPWIRVKISPYYEMIAIKVENTSNNIDRWNEGRPVSQKGANHGIGLSNVERAVGKYDGSMNLSSENGIFQCNVLINM; encoded by the coding sequence ATGGAAAATAATATATTGTTTTTATCTGGAATCATAGTATCGTGTCTGGTTACAACAATAGTAATTTTTCAATTTATGGGCAGCAGGCATAAAAAGGCATTACATAATAAACAGTTCTATTTTCTCGTTCAAATAGGGGTCAGTATATTTTTAATGGGCATTAATTTATTGCAGCGGCCTTTGGTAAATATGCTGAGTTGGGTTATTTCGTATGGTTTAGTAAGCTATTTCTTATATTTTGATGATTTTGATAAACCGATACGAAGGGTTTTAGAAGCGGAAATAATGGTTTTGGTCTTTGCCGTGTGCGAAGCCGCAGGGGTAGCCTTGCTTGACTTTATATTATGGAAAATGCATATGCTTCCATTGGAGCCGGGGGTTGAAACCTTTCTTAATATGACATTTTCAAAGTTTGTTTTACTGTTTATGTATTATACTTTTATTTCTCCAATATGGGGGAGAAACGAAAAAGTCAAATTTACCAAATCACAGTATGTTCTTCATTTTATTATTGCCATTTTCAGTTTTATTAACATGGTTGTAATTGGAGTTTCCTTTGGGAAAATAAGAGGTGAAAGCATGGGTCTTATTATGCTGGTCAACATGGGATTCATTATATTTGCAGATATGTATTTTTTATATTTTATACGGTTTATGGAGGATAATTATCAATTAAAGGTAAAACTGGAATTATTGGAACAGCAGGCGACTATGCAGTATAAATATTATTTACAACAGGAAAAGAAGCATCAGGAATCGCTTAGTATCCTTCATGATGTTGACAAGCATATAGCGGTAATGGAAGGGCTTTATCATGGGGATAATAAGGAGGGGACAATAAATTACATTAAAGAGATCAATACGATTTTAAAGCCTTTGATCCCACAACAGCTGACCAACAATGGGATTTTAAATATTCTTTTCAATGATAAAATACAAAATACTGAAAAATTACATATAGATTTGCAATTTGAAATCGGAAATGTTGACTTAAGCTTCATGAATCCAATGGACATTACTACAATTTTTGGTAATTTATTGGATAATGCCATTGAAGCTTGTACGCAAGTGACCGGAACTCCATGGATAAGGGTAAAAATAAGTCCTTATTATGAAATGATTGCAATTAAAGTTGAGAATACTTCAAATAACATAGACAGATGGAATGAGGGCAGGCCGGTATCTCAAAAGGGGGCGAATCACGGAATCGGATTAAGCAATGTTGAGCGCGCAGTAGGAAAGTATGATGGTTCTATGAATCTTAGCAGTGAAAATGGAATATTCCAGTGCAATGTATTGATAAATATGTAG
- a CDS encoding LytR/AlgR family response regulator transcription factor: MFKVAICDDEQNEAAVIKQIVEEFMKDHGILYSIQTFHSGEDLTASSVSFDFVFLDISMGGMNGIEAGMKLYQRNKKVRIIYITGFNGYCSDAINHAHAFAYLPKPVDREQLLGHISELVQVIGLDRGNDIEIVLSNVTEISENGGKEYPAIKVSVSKILYFEYVKTARKIRVKTIKKTYEYIGTMTDVEQRMEIYGFGTCYRGVIVNFEHVAKVKGDIVFLNTGERLPLSQKRVIAFKEQLNNYVHRSI, from the coding sequence ATGTTTAAAGTAGCAATTTGCGATGATGAACAGAATGAAGCTGCGGTAATTAAACAGATTGTAGAAGAATTTATGAAAGATCATGGAATTCTTTACAGCATTCAGACGTTTCATTCTGGTGAGGATCTGACAGCCTCCTCTGTAAGCTTTGATTTCGTCTTTCTGGATATTTCTATGGGAGGAATGAATGGAATTGAAGCGGGAATGAAATTATACCAGAGAAACAAAAAGGTCAGGATCATTTATATTACAGGGTTTAATGGATACTGCAGCGATGCGATTAATCATGCACATGCATTTGCCTATTTGCCAAAACCTGTTGATAGGGAACAATTATTAGGTCATATCAGTGAACTGGTACAGGTCATAGGATTGGACCGGGGAAATGATATTGAGATCGTATTGTCAAATGTAACAGAAATAAGCGAAAACGGGGGAAAAGAATATCCAGCTATAAAAGTATCAGTTTCAAAAATTCTTTATTTTGAATATGTAAAAACTGCACGTAAAATCAGAGTAAAAACAATTAAAAAAACGTATGAGTATATTGGGACAATGACAGATGTGGAGCAGAGAATGGAAATATATGGATTCGGAACCTGCTACCGCGGGGTGATTGTAAATTTTGAACATGTGGCAAAAGTAAAAGGAGATATTGTCTTTTTAAATACTGGCGAAAGGCTGCCTTTATCGCAAAAACGGGTAATTGCCTTTAAAGAGCAGTTAAACAATTATGTTCACAGGAGTATTTAA
- the glf gene encoding UDP-galactopyranose mutase — MKKYDYVLVGGGLYSGVFAYLAKQKGKKCLVVEKRDHMGGNIYCEETEGIHVHRYGAHIFHTSNKKIWQFVNDLAEFNRYTNSPVANFKGEMYNMPFNMNTFSKMWGISTPAEAKAKIEEQKASITGEPRNLEEQAISLVGRDIYEKLVKGYTEKQWGRDCKDLPSFIIKRLPVRFTYDNNYFNDLYQGIPIGGYNVMIEKLFEGCDVEMNVDYLENKEYYDGLGERVIYTGTIDAYYGYQFGKLEYRSLRFETQVVDTDNYQGVAVVNYTDRETPYTRIIEHKHFEFGTQPKSVITREYSVDWTEGMEPYYPVNDEKNQGLFLKYAALAETEDHVIFGGRLGEYKYYDMDKVIESAMNRAEEELG, encoded by the coding sequence ATGAAAAAATATGATTATGTGCTGGTAGGCGGCGGGCTTTATTCCGGCGTTTTCGCATATCTGGCAAAGCAAAAAGGGAAAAAGTGCCTTGTGGTTGAGAAGAGGGACCACATGGGAGGCAACATTTACTGCGAGGAAACAGAAGGAATTCACGTACACCGTTACGGAGCCCATATTTTCCATACCAGCAACAAGAAGATCTGGCAGTTTGTCAATGACCTGGCAGAGTTTAACCGCTATACCAACAGCCCGGTAGCAAATTTCAAGGGTGAAATGTACAATATGCCCTTTAATATGAACACCTTCAGCAAGATGTGGGGAATATCAACTCCTGCGGAGGCAAAGGCAAAGATCGAAGAGCAGAAGGCTTCTATAACCGGAGAACCCCGGAACTTAGAGGAGCAGGCGATCAGCCTTGTGGGCAGGGATATTTATGAAAAGCTGGTGAAAGGCTATACGGAGAAACAGTGGGGCAGAGACTGCAAGGATCTTCCTTCTTTTATCATCAAACGCCTGCCCGTTCGCTTTACCTATGACAACAACTACTTCAATGACTTATACCAGGGAATTCCCATAGGCGGATATAATGTGATGATTGAAAAGCTGTTTGAAGGCTGCGACGTGGAAATGAATGTAGATTATCTGGAAAATAAGGAATATTATGATGGGCTGGGAGAACGGGTGATTTATACCGGAACCATTGATGCTTATTACGGATATCAGTTTGGAAAGCTGGAATACCGCAGCCTGCGGTTTGAAACCCAGGTCGTGGATACGGACAATTACCAGGGGGTGGCAGTCGTTAACTACACGGACCGGGAAACTCCTTATACCAGGATCATTGAGCATAAGCATTTTGAATTCGGAACTCAGCCTAAATCTGTGATAACCCGGGAATATTCGGTAGACTGGACCGAGGGCATGGAGCCCTATTATCCGGTAAACGATGAAAAAAATCAGGGATTATTCTTAAAATATGCAGCTTTGGCTGAAACAGAAGATCATGTGATTTTCGGCGGACGGTTAGGAGAATACAAATACTACGATATGGACAAGGTCATTGAATCAGCCATGAACCGGGCAGAAGAGGAATTGGGCTGA